In Elaeis guineensis isolate ETL-2024a chromosome 1, EG11, whole genome shotgun sequence, a genomic segment contains:
- the LOC105031988 gene encoding tetraspanin-7 has protein sequence MVRVSNNLIGILNILTLLLSIPILGAGIWLGHRAHTDCEKFLERPVIALGVFLLLLSLAGLFGSCCRVSCLLCLYLFVMFLLIVLLFCFTVFAFVVTNRGAGEIVSGRGYKEYRLGDYSHWLQKRVENAANWRKIRSCLQDSEVCKSLQEKNETFHEFINNNLSPTQSGCCKPPTECNFTYRSGTVWDKPADFTSSNNPDCNTWQNDPSVLCYDCQSCKGGVLANIKNDWRRVATVNIVFLIFLVVVYSVGCCACRNNRHDDAYPGWKRGYA, from the exons atggtGCGGGTGAGCAACAATCTGATCGGTATTCTTAACATCTTGACGCTGCTGCTCTCCATCCCCATCCTGGGCGCCGGAATCTGGCTGGGCCACCGCGCCCACACCGACTGCGAGAAGTTCTTGGAGCGTCCCGTCATCGCCCTTGGCGTCTTCCTCCTTCTCTTGTCCCTCGCGGGGCTCTTCGGCTCCTGCTGCCGGGTCTCCTGCCTCCTCTGCCTCTACCTCTTCGTGATGTTCCTCCTCATCGTCCTTCTCTTCTGCTTCACCGTCTTCGCCTTCGTCGTCACCAACCGTGGCGCGGGCGAGATCGTCTCCGGCAGGGGATACAAGGAGTACCGCCTTGGTGACTACTCCCACTGGCTCCAGAAGCGGGTCGAGAACGCGGCGAACTGGCGCAAGATCCGGAGCTGCTTGCAGGATAGCGAGGTGTGCAAGAGTTTGCAGGAGAAGAACGAGACGTTTCATGAGTTCATCAACAACAACCTCTCGCCGACCCAG TCTGGATGCTGCAAGCCTCCCACTGAATGCAACTTCACCTACCGGAGCGGGACTGTTTGGGATAAACCTGCTGACTTTACCTCTTCTAATAATCCGGACTGCAATACATGGCAAAATGATCCATCTGTCCTCTGCTATGACTGCCAATCTTGCAAGGGAGGGGTCCTGGCCAACATCAAGAATGACTGGAGGAGGGTTGCAACTGTGAACATTGTCTTCCTCATCTTCCTTGTTGTTGTCTACTCTGTTGGATGCTGTGCCTGCAGGAACAACAGGCACGACGATGCTTACCCAGGATGGAAAAGAGGATATGCATAG
- the LOC105031987 gene encoding E3 ubiquitin-protein ligase GW2 isoform X2: protein MGNRMCRSRRRPVEERLTRPQRLVRQPSDVDYKKLRKLILSHKLAPCFDALDDPDLGDFEECPICYFYFPSLNRSRCCSKGICTECFLQMKPSDFTRPVLCPFCKTAYYGVEYRGARTMEEKALELAEEQKIIEAKIRMHCESQNAVQVMPADQTCSLLEVGGPSSGPDYGRVTSDLGCSSLTQESFDGDTSSAPNACRRHEELGMDLEEIMVMEAIWQSLQISSK from the exons ATGGGGAACCGGATGTGCCGCAGCCGTCGAAGGCCGGTGGAGGAGCGGCTCACGCGGCCGCAGCGGCTGGTCCGGCAGCCCTCCGACGTGGACTACAAGAAGCTTCGCAAGCTCATTCTATCCCACAAGCTCGCCCCCTGCTTCGACGCCCTCGATGATCCTGACCTCGGTGACTTCGAGGAGTGTCCCATCTGCTACTTT TATTTTCCGAGCTTAAATCGGTCCAGGTGTTGCTCGAAAGGAATTTGTACGG AGTGTTTTTTGCAGATGAAACCGTCTGATTTCACCCGCCCAGTGCT CTGCCCATTCTGCAAAACTGCCTACTATGGAGTTGAGTATCGTGGTGCCAGAACCATGGAAGAGAAAGCCCTTGAACTAGCC GAAGAGCAGAAGATTATTGAGGCAAAAATAAGGATGCATTGTGAATCTCAAAATGCGGTTCAAGTTATGCCCGCAGATCAAACTTGTTCTCTCTTGGAAGTGGGGGGACCATCTAGTG GACCAGATTATGGTAGAGTCACATCAGATCTAGGATGCAGCTCCTTAACGCAAGAAAGCTTTGATGGGGATACTTCCTCTGCTCCAAATGCTTGCAGAAG GCATGAAGAATTGGGTATGGATCTTGAGGAAATCATGGTGATGGAAGCTATATGGCAATCTCTTCAG ATTTCATCCAAGTAG
- the LOC105031987 gene encoding E3 ubiquitin-protein ligase GW2 isoform X1: MGNRMCRSRRRPVEERLTRPQRLVRQPSDVDYKKLRKLILSHKLAPCFDALDDPDLGDFEECPICYFYFPSLNRSRCCSKGICTECFLQMKPSDFTRPVLCPFCKTAYYGVEYRGARTMEEKALELAEEQKIIEAKIRMHCESQNAVQVMPADQTCSLLEVGGPSSGPDYGRVTSDLGCSSLTQESFDGDTSSAPNACRRHEELGMDLEEIMVMEAIWQSLQDSRFHPSRTNQTSGSNAIVGLDGGIQETDTTMSCLLSTDQVEFSY, from the exons ATGGGGAACCGGATGTGCCGCAGCCGTCGAAGGCCGGTGGAGGAGCGGCTCACGCGGCCGCAGCGGCTGGTCCGGCAGCCCTCCGACGTGGACTACAAGAAGCTTCGCAAGCTCATTCTATCCCACAAGCTCGCCCCCTGCTTCGACGCCCTCGATGATCCTGACCTCGGTGACTTCGAGGAGTGTCCCATCTGCTACTTT TATTTTCCGAGCTTAAATCGGTCCAGGTGTTGCTCGAAAGGAATTTGTACGG AGTGTTTTTTGCAGATGAAACCGTCTGATTTCACCCGCCCAGTGCT CTGCCCATTCTGCAAAACTGCCTACTATGGAGTTGAGTATCGTGGTGCCAGAACCATGGAAGAGAAAGCCCTTGAACTAGCC GAAGAGCAGAAGATTATTGAGGCAAAAATAAGGATGCATTGTGAATCTCAAAATGCGGTTCAAGTTATGCCCGCAGATCAAACTTGTTCTCTCTTGGAAGTGGGGGGACCATCTAGTG GACCAGATTATGGTAGAGTCACATCAGATCTAGGATGCAGCTCCTTAACGCAAGAAAGCTTTGATGGGGATACTTCCTCTGCTCCAAATGCTTGCAGAAG GCATGAAGAATTGGGTATGGATCTTGAGGAAATCATGGTGATGGAAGCTATATGGCAATCTCTTCAG GATTCCAGATTTCATCCAAGTAGGACCAATCAAACTTCAGGATCAAATGCTATAGTTGGACTTGATGGTGGAATACAAGAGACAGATACTACTATGAGTTGTTTATTATCTACTGATCAAGTAGAGTTCTCTTACTGA